The following proteins are co-located in the Pedobacter sp. FW305-3-2-15-E-R2A2 genome:
- a CDS encoding Ig-like domain-containing protein has translation MKHATRIFHFASLLMCFLFAASFSSYADGSKDIYPDGVKGGRARLRASTASSASYPFPTLGTHYVYAKAGEVIAIASSTQGVSSSNANNASRLILTGPDGNMIVSHQTPRTGAGSEVGRIPDRNAEKRGPHLPNQADGGYTPYYYDVPAGAEGIYKVEFIANGGETSTTTQRQSEVYAYADWTQNNSSATIAAWDISVSNAAKNAWQKGRVYANILNMDIDAGFKDNYNFYGQLKILTKDGYTYNVRNNGNNGISFTFFVNNKGFIDKDGQPIYQSLNTTTGIADKIQNPTKEDTESGITHKIFYTLPDPDLPTTANGAVPGGTTWLKNPRLTPTVENLNVVGVDGTVGQMSNKGGQIRFDANLAGRFKIEIISKAAVGSPGYFPTREISGSALAGTNNIPWDGKDGAGVALPNGLVPAILNIQLQGAEVHFPYFDMEINPNGMILELLNAQLSGVQSDIVYWDDSLILPARDIPSNPVNASQFITPLGTSSSLNGHKWGSSSSPTSGTFADERSIDTWTFILGAKEIKEITVDVKEADLEVVSIVPSKTIVTKGEELSYTVKVKNGGPSDVIGKKDPITGIYDNTGAPFTFKLPAGFTVSEMQFVSACGATEAVPVAFDPTTGLYKSVLKLASGCEGQYVFKGTVGTAMVAGSMEVWATIMRPNDVTDIDATNPNPNVPPTDPYFECSAYDPLSGQAIPCNNIKKNNTATVINKITATKEINGNPAKVKAGDVLTYNIILENTNSTDKTGVTASDVLPAGLIGATAISHGGTLTGTTVTWDNLTVPANNKITLSFKTTVGPNSTGITSIRNVASVVDPIDPTTPLTPEVLVPVELVSSFTAIKKVTGGLVDNKITAGSEITYSIEVLNTGNTALANLEISDVIPDQMTYVTGTADNGGVLTGSTLNWVINIPVGQPKTVSFKVKVADNLTGVAAIKNIATITDPANPTTPLSPEVEVPTDPIRSFTATKVVSAGLNNNKIVAGSTITYSIGVKNTGSTELTGIKISDVIPANTTYKIGTADNGGVITGNTLNWTIDVPFGQTKTLNFQVEVTKDLTGIATVKNVATVTDPLRPTNPPVNPEVEVPTDPVKSFTATKKITGGLQNNKIVAGSTITYSIEVKNTGSTALTNIAIADNIPGHTTYVNGTADNGGVLTGSTLNWAVNLAFGESKTVSFQVKVANDLTGIATIKNTATVTDPTTPSHPPVIPEVEVPTDPIRSFTATKVVSAGLNNNKIVAGSTITYSIEVKNTGSTALTNIAIADNIPDHTTYVEGTVDHGGGLTGNTLNWVVNLAFGESKTVSFQVKVADNLTGIAAIKNVATITDPVNPTTPVSPEVEVPTDPIRSFTATKVVSAGLNNNKIVAGSTITYSIGVKNTGSTELTGINISDVIPANTTYKIGSADNGGAITGNTLNWTIDVPFGQTKTLNFQVEVAKDLTGIATVKNVATVTDPLRPTNPPVNPEVEVPTDPVKSFTATKKITGGLQNNKIVAGSTITYSIEVKNTGSTALTNIAIADNIPGHTTYVNGTANLGGSLTGSTLNWVVNLAFGESKTVSFQVKVADNLTGVATIKNTATITDPTTPSHPPVIPEVEVPTDPIRSFTATKVVSAGLNNNKIAAGSTITYSIVVKNTGSTELTGIKISDVIPANTTYKIGSADNGGAITGNTLNWTIDVPFGQTKTLNFQVEVAKDLTGIATVKNVATVTDPLRPTNPPVNPEVEVPTDPVKSFTATKKITGGLQNNKIVAGSTITYSIEVTNTGSTALTNIAIADKIPGHTTYINGTADNGGVLTGSTLNWAVNLAFGESKTVSFQVKVANDLTGIATIKNTATITDPTTPTHPPVIPEVEVPTDPIRSFTATKVVSAGLNNNKIAAGSTITYSIGVKNTGSTELTGIKISDVIPANTTYKIGTADNGGVIMGNTLNWTIDVPFGQTKTLNFQVEVAKDLTGIATVKNVATVTDPLRPTNPPVNPEVEVPTDPVKSFTATKKVTGGLQNNKIVAGSTITYSIEVTNTGSTALTNIAIADNIPGHTTYVNRTADNGGVLTGSTLNWAVNLAFGESKTVSFQVKVANDLTGIATIKNAATVTDPTTPSHPPVIPEVEVPTDPVKSFTAIKKITGGLQNNKIVAGSTITYSIEVTNTGSTALTNIAIADNIPGHTTYVNGTADNGGVLTGSTLNWAVNLAFGESKTVSFQVKVANDLTGIATIKNAATVTDPTTPSHPPVTPEVEVPTDPVKSFTATKKVTGGLQNNKIVAGSTITYSIEVTNTGSTALTNIAIADKLPDHTTYVNGTADNGGVLTGSILNWSVNLAFGESKTVSFQVKVADNLTGVATIKNAATITDPTTPGKPPVIPEVEVPTEAKRSFTTIKRVVSGLVNGKVPSEAELVYAIDVVNTGGEDLIGLNIADDLPAGTSFVRADQNGSQTGNRVNWTINVPFGQTKTVLLTLKVAADLTNVETIVNKAIVTDPKDPANPKVPEVTVPTEQKAAITLSKTAIAGDHQKVGELISYHLVLKNTGNVTVKNIIITDDNADAGSISPASIVSLAPNETVNIRAKHTLTQKDLDKGYVSNLAKADGKDPKNKEVHAESKDPSPVPGAPTDPACKDCTITPTTQKGALSLSKTAVAGTHNKAGGIINYNLVLKNTGNVTLRNIIITDDNADAGSISPANIASLAPGATVNITAKHTLTQADMDRGSVSNLAKADGKDPKNNNVHAESKDPSAVPGGPTDPVCKDCTLTPTEQLSGINLVKKITNKGTGEQDAFILNDKIEYTFIIKNTGNTTLKGIVLNDPLLGTSAIQIPGSLAPGESMSHKEYYTITAADIAVGKVTNQARVTAKDPKDKEVTALSGTDAGNNNPTVISLAKPPVAKDDLAKAEQNKPVKIEVQKNDEPGNSPIVPGSTKIITQPKNGTLTLNPDGTVTYTPNPGFTGTDEFVYTVTDKNGQISNPATVKVEVTPSKPLAIDDVAETEFNKEVEIPLLNNDKTDGAAFEKPTVEIIEQPKHGVLRKNPDGTVVYVPNSGFTGKDSFTYKVKDANGNWTNIAKAEITIKGFFIPNVITPNGDGKNDEFVIVGLEEFNSAELTIFNRWGNEVYRNGNYRNTWTGEGLNEGTYYYLIRLKKDGKLEVHKGWVLIKR, from the coding sequence ATGAAACACGCTACTAGAATTTTTCATTTTGCATCATTACTGATGTGCTTTTTATTTGCGGCCAGCTTTAGCAGTTATGCGGACGGCTCAAAGGACATTTATCCCGATGGGGTAAAAGGAGGACGGGCAAGGCTCAGGGCAAGTACTGCAAGCAGCGCATCTTATCCTTTTCCAACATTAGGAACACATTATGTTTATGCAAAAGCAGGAGAAGTCATCGCAATTGCTTCAAGTACGCAGGGGGTATCTTCCAGTAATGCGAACAATGCTTCCAGATTAATTCTGACGGGACCAGATGGAAATATGATCGTTTCTCATCAAACCCCAAGAACCGGAGCAGGGAGTGAAGTGGGGAGGATTCCTGACCGTAATGCGGAAAAACGCGGACCTCACCTTCCAAATCAGGCAGATGGAGGATATACACCCTACTATTACGATGTTCCTGCGGGTGCTGAGGGGATTTATAAGGTGGAGTTTATAGCTAATGGCGGGGAAACAAGCACGACAACACAACGCCAAAGTGAGGTTTATGCTTACGCAGACTGGACACAAAATAATTCATCAGCCACCATAGCGGCCTGGGACATTTCTGTCAGCAATGCGGCGAAAAATGCATGGCAGAAAGGAAGGGTTTATGCAAATATCCTGAACATGGATATTGATGCAGGTTTCAAGGACAATTATAATTTTTATGGGCAGTTAAAAATCCTGACAAAGGATGGTTATACTTATAACGTCAGGAACAATGGAAACAATGGAATTTCCTTTACTTTTTTTGTCAATAATAAAGGTTTTATAGATAAGGACGGTCAGCCGATTTATCAAAGTTTAAATACCACTACCGGTATTGCTGACAAGATTCAGAATCCAACTAAAGAAGATACCGAATCCGGTATAACACATAAAATATTTTATACTTTACCCGATCCTGACCTGCCAACAACAGCGAATGGAGCTGTTCCGGGTGGAACAACATGGTTGAAAAATCCAAGACTTACGCCGACGGTAGAAAATCTGAATGTCGTTGGTGTGGATGGTACGGTTGGTCAGATGAGTAATAAAGGAGGGCAAATTCGTTTTGATGCCAATCTGGCCGGAAGGTTTAAGATAGAAATTATCAGTAAAGCTGCAGTGGGGAGTCCAGGTTATTTTCCAACCCGTGAGATCTCGGGAAGTGCATTGGCCGGAACAAATAATATCCCATGGGATGGAAAAGATGGTGCCGGTGTTGCTTTGCCGAATGGCCTGGTTCCGGCAATTTTAAATATTCAGCTGCAGGGAGCAGAGGTGCATTTCCCTTACTTCGATATGGAAATCAATCCTAATGGAATGATTCTCGAATTGTTGAATGCACAGTTAAGTGGTGTACAGTCGGATATCGTATATTGGGATGATAGTCTGATCCTGCCTGCAAGGGATATTCCTTCAAACCCGGTTAATGCCAGTCAGTTTATTACCCCTCTGGGAACAAGTAGCTCCCTGAATGGTCACAAATGGGGGAGTTCCAGTAGCCCTACATCCGGAACTTTTGCCGATGAAAGGTCTATAGATACCTGGACATTTATTCTCGGGGCAAAAGAAATTAAAGAGATCACAGTTGATGTAAAAGAGGCAGATCTTGAGGTAGTCAGTATCGTCCCTTCAAAAACTATTGTAACTAAAGGGGAGGAGCTTTCTTATACTGTTAAAGTAAAAAATGGCGGACCAAGTGATGTAATCGGAAAAAAAGATCCCATTACCGGGATTTACGACAATACCGGTGCGCCCTTTACTTTTAAATTACCAGCAGGTTTTACCGTTAGCGAGATGCAGTTTGTGTCTGCTTGTGGTGCCACTGAAGCAGTACCTGTGGCTTTCGATCCCACAACGGGATTGTATAAGTCTGTATTGAAATTAGCCAGTGGTTGTGAAGGGCAATATGTCTTCAAAGGAACAGTCGGCACTGCAATGGTGGCCGGAAGTATGGAGGTATGGGCAACAATTATGCGTCCTAATGATGTGACCGATATTGATGCGACGAACCCGAATCCAAATGTTCCACCAACAGACCCTTATTTCGAATGTAGTGCATACGACCCGTTAAGTGGCCAGGCGATTCCTTGTAATAACATCAAGAAAAACAATACGGCAACGGTGATCAACAAAATTACTGCTACAAAAGAAATTAACGGAAATCCTGCTAAAGTAAAAGCAGGGGATGTGCTGACTTATAACATCATCTTAGAAAACACAAATAGCACGGATAAAACAGGGGTAACTGCAAGTGATGTTCTTCCTGCAGGTTTAATAGGGGCAACTGCGATTTCACATGGTGGTACTTTAACCGGAACAACGGTTACATGGGACAATCTGACTGTTCCTGCCAACAACAAAATAACGCTGAGCTTTAAAACAACTGTTGGTCCAAATTCAACAGGAATAACCTCGATCAGGAATGTTGCGAGTGTGGTTGATCCGATAGATCCTACAACGCCTTTAACACCGGAAGTATTGGTGCCGGTAGAGTTGGTCAGCAGCTTTACTGCGATCAAAAAAGTGACCGGAGGATTGGTAGACAATAAAATTACTGCAGGGTCAGAAATCACCTATAGTATCGAGGTATTGAATACCGGAAATACGGCATTGGCCAATCTTGAAATTTCTGATGTCATTCCAGATCAGATGACCTATGTAACCGGAACAGCGGATAATGGAGGTGTTTTAACCGGCAGTACCCTCAACTGGGTGATTAATATTCCGGTCGGCCAGCCTAAAACAGTAAGTTTCAAAGTAAAGGTTGCGGATAACCTTACCGGTGTTGCAGCAATCAAAAATATTGCAACCATTACCGATCCGGCAAATCCAACTACTCCGCTAAGTCCGGAAGTGGAGGTACCAACAGATCCGATCCGAAGCTTTACGGCGACTAAAGTGGTTAGTGCAGGTTTAAACAACAATAAAATCGTTGCGGGGTCTACCATTACCTATAGTATCGGGGTAAAGAATACGGGGAGTACTGAGCTAACCGGAATTAAGATCTCTGATGTGATTCCTGCAAATACAACTTATAAGATTGGGACCGCAGATAACGGAGGAGTAATCACGGGCAATACCCTGAACTGGACAATTGATGTTCCTTTTGGTCAGACCAAAACCCTAAACTTCCAGGTAGAAGTGACAAAGGACTTGACTGGTATTGCAACTGTTAAAAACGTAGCAACAGTAACCGATCCGCTTAGGCCAACCAACCCTCCTGTAAATCCAGAAGTGGAAGTGCCGACTGATCCGGTTAAAAGCTTTACGGCGACTAAAAAAATCACTGGCGGATTGCAGAACAATAAAATTGTTGCGGGGTCTACCATCACTTATAGCATTGAAGTAAAAAATACGGGAAGCACCGCATTAACGAACATCGCGATTGCGGATAACATCCCAGGCCATACGACCTACGTTAACGGGACAGCGGATAATGGTGGTGTTTTAACAGGTAGTACCCTCAACTGGGCGGTTAATTTAGCCTTTGGCGAAAGTAAAACCGTCAGCTTCCAGGTGAAGGTGGCGAATGACCTGACCGGTATTGCAACGATCAAAAATACAGCAACGGTAACCGATCCGACTACGCCAAGCCATCCTCCGGTAATCCCGGAAGTGGAGGTGCCAACAGATCCGATCCGCAGCTTTACGGCTACTAAAGTGGTTAGTGCAGGTTTAAACAACAATAAAATTGTTGCCGGATCTACCATTACTTATAGCATTGAAGTAAAAAACACGGGAAGCACCGCATTAACGAACATCGCGATTGCAGATAACATCCCTGATCATACCACCTATGTTGAAGGAACTGTTGACCATGGAGGTGGCCTGACAGGAAACACCCTCAACTGGGTGGTTAATTTAGCCTTCGGCGAAAGCAAAACAGTGAGCTTTCAGGTAAAGGTTGCGGATAACCTTACCGGTATTGCAGCCATTAAAAACGTCGCAACAATTACTGATCCGGTAAATCCAACTACTCCGGTAAGTCCGGAAGTGGAGGTGCCAACAGATCCGATCCGCAGCTTTACGGCTACTAAAGTGGTTAGTGCAGGTTTAAACAACAATAAAATCGTTGCCGGATCTACCATTACCTATAGTATCGGGGTAAAGAATACGGGAAGTACCGAATTAACGGGCATTAATATCTCTGATGTGATTCCTGCGAATACGACTTATAAGATAGGGTCCGCAGATAACGGTGGAGCAATCACGGGCAATACCCTGAACTGGACAATTGATGTTCCTTTTGGTCAGACTAAAACCCTAAACTTCCAGGTAGAAGTGGCAAAGGACTTGACTGGTATTGCAACCGTTAAAAACGTCGCAACAGTAACCGATCCGCTTAGGCCAACCAACCCTCCTGTAAATCCAGAAGTGGAAGTGCCGACAGATCCGGTTAAAAGCTTTACGGCAACTAAGAAAATCACCGGAGGATTACAGAACAATAAAATTGTTGCCGGATCTACCATCACTTATAGCATTGAAGTAAAGAACACAGGAAGTACTGCATTAACGAACATCGCGATTGCGGATAACATTCCAGGCCATACCACCTACGTTAACGGAACTGCCAATCTTGGAGGTAGCCTGACAGGTAGTACTCTTAACTGGGTGGTTAATTTAGCCTTTGGCGAAAGTAAAACGGTGAGCTTCCAGGTAAAAGTAGCAGACAATTTAACGGGTGTTGCGACAATCAAAAATACAGCAACAATAACTGATCCGACTACACCAAGCCATCCTCCGGTAATTCCGGAAGTGGAGGTGCCAACAGATCCGATCCGAAGCTTTACCGCTACTAAAGTGGTTAGTGCAGGTTTAAACAACAATAAAATTGCTGCGGGATCTACCATTACCTATAGCATCGTGGTAAAGAATACGGGAAGTACCGAATTAACGGGCATTAAGATCTCTGATGTGATTCCTGCGAATACGACTTATAAGATAGGGTCCGCAGATAACGGAGGAGCAATCACGGGCAATACCCTGAACTGGACAATTGATGTTCCTTTTGGTCAGACTAAAACCCTAAACTTCCAGGTAGAAGTGGCAAAGGACTTGACTGGTATTGCAACCGTTAAAAACGTCGCAACAGTGACCGATCCGCTTAGGCCAACCAACCCTCCTGTAAATCCAGAAGTAGAAGTGCCGACTGATCCGGTTAAAAGCTTTACGGCGACTAAAAAAATCACTGGCGGATTGCAGAACAATAAAATTGTTGCTGGATCTACCATCACTTATAGCATTGAAGTAACAAACACAGGAAGTACCGCATTGACGAACATTGCGATTGCGGATAAGATCCCAGGCCATACGACCTACATTAATGGAACGGCAGATAATGGTGGTGTTTTAACAGGTAGTACCCTCAACTGGGCGGTTAATTTAGCCTTTGGCGAAAGTAAAACCGTCAGCTTCCAGGTGAAGGTGGCGAATGACTTAACCGGTATTGCAACAATCAAAAATACAGCAACAATAACTGATCCGACTACACCAACCCATCCTCCGGTAATTCCGGAAGTGGAGGTGCCAACAGATCCGATCCGAAGCTTTACCGCTACTAAAGTGGTTAGTGCAGGTTTAAACAACAATAAAATTGCTGCGGGATCTACCATTACCTATAGCATCGGGGTAAAGAATACGGGAAGTACCGAATTAACGGGCATTAAGATCTCTGATGTTATTCCTGCAAATACAACTTATAAGATTGGGACCGCAGATAACGGAGGAGTAATCATGGGCAATACCCTGAACTGGACAATTGATGTTCCTTTTGGTCAGACTAAAACCCTAAACTTCCAGGTAGAAGTGGCAAAGGACTTGACTGGTATTGCAACCGTTAAAAACGTCGCAACAGTGACCGATCCGCTTAGGCCAACCAACCCTCCTGTAAATCCAGAAGTAGAAGTGCCGACAGATCCGGTCAAAAGTTTTACGGCAACTAAAAAAGTCACTGGCGGATTACAGAACAATAAAATTGTTGCTGGATCTACCATCACTTATAGCATTGAAGTAACAAACACAGGAAGTACCGCATTAACGAATATCGCGATTGCGGATAACATCCCAGGCCATACGACCTACGTTAACAGAACAGCGGATAATGGTGGTGTTTTAACCGGTAGTACCCTTAACTGGGCGGTTAATTTAGCCTTTGGCGAAAGTAAAACCGTCAGCTTCCAGGTGAAGGTGGCGAATGACCTGACCGGTATTGCAACAATCAAAAATGCAGCAACGGTAACCGATCCGACTACCCCAAGCCATCCTCCGGTAATTCCGGAAGTGGAAGTGCCGACAGATCCGGTTAAAAGCTTTACGGCGATTAAAAAAATCACTGGCGGATTACAGAACAATAAAATTGTTGCGGGATCTACCATCACTTATAGCATTGAAGTAACAAACACAGGAAGTACCGCATTAACGAATATCGCGATTGCGGATAACATCCCAGGCCATACCACCTACGTTAACGGAACAGCGGATAATGGTGGTGTTTTAACCGGTAGTACCCTTAACTGGGCGGTTAATTTAGCCTTTGGCGAAAGTAAAACCGTCAGCTTCCAGGTGAAGGTGGCGAATGACCTGACCGGTATTGCAACAATCAAAAATGCAGCAACGGTAACCGATCCGACTACCCCAAGCCATCCTCCGGTAACTCCGGAAGTGGAAGTGCCGACAGATCCGGTTAAAAGTTTTACGGCAACTAAAAAAGTCACTGGCGGATTACAGAACAATAAAATTGTTGCTGGATCTACCATCACTTATAGCATTGAAGTAACAAACACAGGAAGTACCGCATTAACGAATATCGCGATTGCAGATAAGCTTCCGGATCATACCACCTACGTTAACGGAACAGCGGATAATGGCGGTGTTTTAACAGGCAGTATCCTCAACTGGTCGGTTAATTTAGCCTTCGGCGAAAGCAAAACGGTAAGCTTCCAGGTAAAGGTAGCGGACAATTTAACGGGTGTTGCAACGATCAAAAATGCGGCAACCATTACGGACCCAACCACCCCGGGCAAACCTCCGGTAATTCCGGAAGTGGAAGTACCTACTGAGGCGAAGCGTAGTTTTACGACCATAAAAAGAGTGGTAAGCGGTCTTGTGAATGGAAAAGTTCCATCGGAAGCGGAACTGGTATATGCAATTGATGTGGTCAATACCGGAGGGGAAGACCTGATTGGACTAAACATCGCAGATGATCTGCCCGCCGGAACCAGCTTTGTCCGTGCAGATCAAAACGGTTCACAAACTGGAAACCGTGTAAACTGGACAATTAATGTTCCCTTCGGACAAACTAAAACAGTGTTGTTGACACTGAAAGTTGCGGCCGATTTAACGAATGTGGAAACAATTGTGAATAAAGCAATCGTAACTGATCCAAAGGATCCGGCAAATCCGAAAGTACCGGAAGTAACGGTGCCTACAGAACAGAAAGCAGCCATTACTTTATCGAAAACGGCCATCGCTGGAGATCACCAAAAAGTAGGAGAGCTGATCAGTTATCACCTGGTATTGAAAAATACAGGAAACGTAACGGTAAAAAACATCATCATTACCGATGATAATGCAGATGCAGGAAGCATCAGCCCGGCAAGTATTGTCAGCCTGGCACCGAACGAAACGGTAAATATCAGGGCGAAACATACCCTTACACAGAAAGACCTGGATAAAGGATATGTAAGTAACCTCGCGAAAGCAGATGGCAAAGATCCTAAAAACAAAGAGGTACATGCAGAATCGAAAGATCCTTCTCCGGTACCGGGAGCACCAACGGACCCTGCCTGTAAAGATTGCACAATTACACCGACAACTCAAAAAGGAGCACTTAGCTTATCTAAAACGGCTGTCGCTGGAACGCATAATAAAGCAGGAGGCATCATCAACTATAACCTGGTATTGAAAAACACAGGAAATGTAACCCTCAGGAACATCATTATTACTGATGATAATGCAGATGCAGGAAGCATCAGTCCGGCAAATATTGCAAGCCTTGCGCCTGGTGCAACAGTAAATATTACTGCTAAACATACCTTGACACAGGCCGATATGGATAGAGGATCTGTGAGTAACCTGGCGAAGGCAGATGGTAAAGATCCTAAAAATAATAATGTACATGCAGAATCGAAAGATCCTTCAGCGGTACCGGGAGGACCAACGGATCCGGTTTGTAAAGATTGTACGCTAACGCCAACGGAGCAGTTATCCGGAATAAACCTGGTAAAGAAAATCACCAATAAAGGAACTGGTGAACAGGACGCTTTTATCCTGAATGATAAGATTGAATATACTTTCATCATCAAAAACACAGGAAATACGACCTTGAAGGGAATCGTCTTAAACGATCCTTTACTGGGAACCTCAGCGATTCAGATCCCTGGTTCTTTAGCTCCGGGCGAAAGCATGAGTCATAAGGAATATTATACCATTACGGCCGCAGATATTGCTGTTGGTAAAGTGACCAACCAGGCAAGGGTAACCGCGAAAGATCCTAAGGATAAAGAGGTAACCGCATTGTCGGGAACGGATGCCGGAAATAACAACCCAACGGTGATCTCTTTGGCTAAACCACCTGTCGCTAAAGACGACCTGGCAAAAGCAGAACAAAACAAACCGGTTAAAATTGAAGTGCAGAAAAATGATGAGCCTGGAAACAGCCCGATCGTTCCGGGAAGTACAAAGATCATTACCCAGCCCAAGAATGGAACACTGACCCTAAACCCTGATGGAACGGTAACTTATACGCCAAATCCAGGCTTTACAGGAACAGACGAATTTGTCTATACCGTAACGGATAAAAACGGACAGATCTCTAATCCGGCAACCGTAAAAGTGGAGGTTACGCCTTCTAAGCCGCTGGCTATAGATGACGTGGCGGAGACGGAGTTCAATAAAGAAGTAGAGATTCCTTTACTAAACAATGATAAAACAGATGGTGCTGCTTTCGAGAAGCCGACGGTAGAAATTATCGAACAGCCGAAGCATGGAGTCCTGAGGAAAAACCCGGATGGTACGGTCGTTTATGTGCCTAACAGTGGCTTCACAGGGAAGGATAGCTTTACATACAAGGTAAAAGATGCCAATGGAAACTGGACGAATATTGCAAAGGCAGAAATCACCATCAAAGGCTTCTTTATCCCGAATGTCATTACCCCTAACGGTGATGGAAAGAACGATGAGTTTGTGATCGTAGGTCTGGAAGAATTCAATAGTGCCGAACTGACCATTTTTAACAGATGGGGAAATGAAGTATACCGCAATGGCAATTACAGGAACACCTGGACCGGAGAGGGGTTGAATGAAGGAACCTATTATTACCTGATCCGATTGAAAAAGGACGGCAAACTGGAGGTTCATAAAGGATGGGTATTAATCAAAAGATAG
- a CDS encoding type IX secretion system membrane protein PorP/SprF gives MNKDIIKKGVLALGLTVAGLLPAKAQQNIQFSQYIFNALSVNPAYAGYKEEWFAQMALRSQWSGLDGAPQTGQLSIDGIADPTRKNVGLGLQLSADKLGAQSSTSVYGNYAYRLRLDAEDTQRLSFGIGLGVTQYGLDGNKLRPKDPDDKELPLGKISSTIPDMRFGVYYSSPKWYIGASVMDMFSGDKSNGIFKWDGNTVDNLKRKRHFYLIAGTLLNLSEDTKLRPSLLMKEDFKGPTSLDLSAMVIFGDRFWLGGSLRTGISIWDKDYTKGQSLSHQNSISAITQFYVTERFRIGYSYDYITSKLSSIQNGTHEITIGMTFPGKDKRLLSPRFF, from the coding sequence ATGAATAAGGACATTATAAAAAAAGGAGTACTGGCACTTGGATTAACCGTTGCAGGCTTGCTTCCGGCAAAAGCCCAGCAAAATATTCAGTTCTCCCAGTATATCTTTAACGCGCTGAGTGTTAACCCTGCTTATGCAGGATACAAAGAGGAATGGTTCGCTCAAATGGCTTTAAGAAGCCAGTGGAGCGGACTGGATGGCGCTCCCCAAACGGGGCAGCTTTCTATCGATGGCATTGCAGATCCAACGCGTAAGAATGTTGGCCTGGGCTTACAGCTCAGCGCCGATAAACTGGGCGCACAATCTTCCACCTCTGTATATGGCAATTACGCCTACCGCTTAAGGTTAGATGCAGAAGATACACAACGGCTGAGCTTTGGTATCGGTCTTGGCGTCACACAATATGGATTGGATGGGAATAAATTAAGGCCAAAAGATCCCGACGACAAAGAATTACCCCTTGGAAAGATCAGCAGCACGATTCCGGACATGCGTTTCGGGGTGTATTACAGCAGTCCTAAATGGTATATCGGAGCATCAGTGATGGACATGTTTTCAGGAGATAAATCGAATGGCATCTTTAAATGGGATGGCAATACAGTAGACAACCTGAAACGTAAGCGCCATTTTTACCTGATTGCAGGAACCTTGCTGAACCTGTCTGAAGACACGAAATTGAGGCCAAGCTTGCTGATGAAGGAAGATTTTAAAGGGCCAACGAGTCTCGACCTCAGCGCGATGGTGATCTTCGGAGACCGCTTTTGGCTGGGCGGTTCGTTGCGTACGGGCATCTCTATATGGGACAAAGACTATACTAAAGGACAAAGCCTGAGTCATCAGAATTCGATATCTGCCATCACGCAATTTTATGTGACGGAGCGGTTTAGAATCGGTTATTCTTATGATTATATAACGAGCAAATTGAGCAGCATCCAGAACGGAACACATGAGATTACCATTGGGATGACCTTCCCTGGTAAAGACAAACGTTTACTTAGTCCAAGATTTTTTTAA